From the genome of Eucalyptus grandis isolate ANBG69807.140 chromosome 2, ASM1654582v1, whole genome shotgun sequence, one region includes:
- the LOC104434149 gene encoding cytochrome P450 714C2: MEYLQLLNAKVLISVAVVGVIGVFLRLYNALVVKPEKLRSLLRKQGINGPPPAFLLGNIMEIKKARSSSSSSAPKTAPGQPPARHDCAAVLFPFFVKWRKQYGDIFAFSLGNTQIIHVNQPDVVREITTCTSLDLGKPSYQFKERGPLMGQGILTSNGPHWAHQRKILAPELYMEKVKGMINLINESTETLLKSWKNKVDAAGGVASINIDQHMRSFSGDVISRACFGSNFAKGEEIFHKLRALQEAMSKKVLSTGIPGMRYLPTKTNREAWALEKEVRSLILQVVKERMEAAYEKDLLQMLLEGAKNSDLSQEAMDRFIVDNCKNIYLAGYETTAVSATWCLMLLASSQEWQNRVRAEVLEVCGDRLPDADVIRKMKLLTMVINESLRLYSPVPVVSREALTDMKFGDLQVPEGVNVWTMVFTLHTDPEIWGPDSYSFNPGRFANGITGACKLPHLYMPFGVGPRVCLGQNLAMVELKILIAQLLSNFSFTLSPNYIHSPALRLVIEPEHGVELSVTKLSRD; this comes from the exons ATGGAATATCTGCAGTTGTTGAACGCAAAGGTGCTGATATCCGTAGCCGTGGTGGGCGTAATAGGAGTGTTTCTGAGGCTGTACAACGCGCTGGTGGTGAAGCCAGAAAAGTTGAGGTCCTTGCTGAGGAAACAAGGCATCAATGGACCACCCCCCGCCTTCTTGCTCGGCAACATCATGGAGATCAAGAAGGCgagatcctcctcctcctcctccgctcccAAGACTGCGCCTGGCCAGCCCCCTGCCCGCCATGATTGTGCAGCTGTCCTCTTTCCCTTCTTTGTCAAGTGGAGAAAACAATACG GAGATATATTTGCGTTCTCGCTGGGGAACACGCAGATAATCCATGTGAACCAACCGGACGTGGTGAGGGAGATTACCACCTGCACATCTTTGGACTTGGGGAAGCCCTCATACCAGTTCAAGGAGAGGGGTCCCTTGATGGGTCAAGGCATCTTAACTTCCAACGGCCCCCACTGGGCTCATCAGCGCAAGATCCTCGCTCCCGAGCTCTATATGGAGAAGGTCAAG GGAATGATAAACCTCATTAACGAGTCCACAGAGACACTGTTGAAGTCCTGGAAGAACAAAGTGGACGCAGCCGGTGGAGTAGCCAGCATTAACATCGACCAGCACATGAGAAGTTTCTCCGGAGATGTCATCTCCAGGGCCTGCTTTGGCAGCAATTTTGCCAAAGGAGAGGAGATCTTCCACAAGTTGAGGGCTCTCCAAGAGGCCATGTCCAAGAAAGTTCTTTCCACTGGGATTCCTGGCATGAG ATACCTCCCCACCAAGACTAACAGAGAAGCCTGGGCACTGGAGAAGGAGGTCCGCAGTTTGATACTGCAGGTGGTGAAGGAGAGGATGGAAGCTGCATATGAGAAGGACCTTCTGCAGATGCTTCTCGAGGGTGCCAAAAACAGCGACTTGAGCCAGGAGGCCATGGACCGCTTCATTGTCGAcaactgcaaaaacatttaCTTGGCTGGGTACGAGACCACTGCCGTCTCTGCGACATGGTGCCTCATGCTGTTGGCTTCCAGTCAAGAGTGGCAAAATCGTGTGCGTGCCGAGGTTCTTGAGGTTTGTGGGGACCGTCTTCCTGATGCCGATGTGATCCGTAAGATGAAACTG CTCACAATGGTGATAAACGAGTCGCTGCGGCTATACTCCCCCGTGCCAGTGGTGTCGAGGGAGGCCTTGACGGATATGAAATTCGGGGACCTGCAAGTGCCGGAGGGAGTGAACGTGTGGACGATGGTGTTCACACTGCACACGGACCCTGAGATATGGGGGCCAGACTCCTACTCTTTCAACCCGGGGAGATTCGCCAATGGGATCACGGGAGCCTGTAAGCTGCCGCACTTGTACATGCCCTTCGGAGTAGGACCTCGCGTGTGCCTCGGGCAGAACCTGGCCATGGTGGAGCTCAAGATTCTCATTGCCCAGCTTCTCTCCAACTTTTCCTTCACCCTTTCTCCCAACTACATCCACTCCCCTGCTCTTAGGTTGGTTATTGAACCTGAACACGGGGTCGAACTCTCCGTCACCAAGCTATCTCGAGATTGA